In Phycodurus eques isolate BA_2022a chromosome 10, UOR_Pequ_1.1, whole genome shotgun sequence, a genomic segment contains:
- the prdm2b gene encoding PR domain zinc finger protein 2 — MWDGEEGVKEEDERPLTTGPSKVPPTEMTDHRDVQVVSVDVMDGANDEEEEEEDANDLQALHEAQQQIGQRQPNFPLRGIGKSQSQFSPPHGQDQEVDTDPDFDPLLEGDPHGDSFPCQHCERHFSTRQGLERHIHIHAVTSQQAQLFKCRYCSKSFGSQVGRRRHERRHESGFKKKPGSLAGTAHLIGPLVQTDLSIPNCTSPTSHYTAIGLQLTGGPAYQSETQRKESGPHSDPPFILEENGASKELHPCKYCNKAFGTHTNMRRHQRRIHERHLLPKGVRRKGMLLQEASAQPRPDALPNASPALVYMPSADTEDEADRDDYAVDISKNISENLSFYIDGKIVSTNTVSSCEVIEVDTRSAALFGLETVLISPNQLSQALKVEARASTAKQVSNLCQPSTKRRTSTPPLVPSLKVEMETAPFTASSSSTASSSPSSLVGGLLQQATDSSGSQREKTVYLSPKLKQLLQTQDVQKSITLISESHRLASPLSVTPLQGPSGRFKRRTASPPSSPQLSPPFRTEGCKAEAVSSYAIKVPKLENLIVSPRINSLDKDDTITLSPCGSNLGQTSSGSGGNACNQQPLDLSNTVNRRSDNSNKVLADSALDLSLHRKSGADSDLKGSAAPQLQVKKRKPNTSMLEKVLMNEYIGLPLPTEEGPSPLSNLSFQPQSPSVESAHPSPPALTPVTMNPSSPGTSSVTSTTPPPPVLPTMPSPPAIANSPLSQPSDSSAQRPLPVLSPKMSPRSPPLPSEEAESLYAGDDKDEEEQLHSETLDSPNTPLQDPLDHPAPLEPSSVGLSATEDVSLTEASSSQLNDETNKDLNSGTPKSENSDLAGLSPRPESLPTSSPPPTSHDPAPLLLLESLPHAKIKEEPKHCTDELSVMNHVPQDDADPSPQPLEKKPNNPPAAGKIDSVYCKTFVCNVCKSPYSSMKELSGHIAEHASAWPFKCEFCLQLFGDAEALLAHRTTLHGVGTIFVCSVCSKEFAFLCNLQQHQKDLHPNDACTHTSVESGKLRPQNYTDPSRAKEEISASTPAQQTSEEAPEQNEAKPVKEEPDVNGNHTDDGTEDPNEELYTTIKIMASEGGKPKGPDVRLGQNQHYPSYKPPPFPYHNRSHAGSMASATNFTTHNIPQTFTTAIRCTKCGNSFDNMPELHQHILACANASDKKRYTPKKNPIPLKQIVKSPNGVTSPLAGQSAFRRMGQPKRLNFNQDVGKTKMSALSKKKNQLVQKAISQKNKAATSAKKATVKVEEEQTNVCPHCSREFTYQASLSKHMAVSCPMKPAMKKGNKKLEDRKKEAVSGMDKNIQQTDSEIAQTETELKTFGKTRARSSGAAELPEPPQTGKGKSVQKRSTSFPAATPATGKKVKKGPAQPSPTDLSNDTAAQKPPGKMQRMSKEVPKRLAEPKSPPLQPKKEERFSLRMRERLGGPVTRSSQMSAPAVEAKSEDAPTSEFKNAPEVLMK; from the exons ATGTGGGATGGGGAAGAAG GTgtgaaggaggaggatgagAGGCCACTAACAACAGGACCCTCCAAAGTCCCGCCCACGGAAATGACTGACCACAGGGACGTGCAGGTTGTGTCAGTCGATGTGATGGACGGGGCAAAtgatgaggaagaagaggaagaagatgctAATGATTTGCAGGCTCTGCATGAAGCACAGCAGCAAATAGGCCAGCGGCAGCCCAACTTCCCTCTCAGAGGTATCGGAAAAAGCCAGTCGCAGTTTTCCCCGCCTCACGGGCAAGATCAGGAGGTCGACACCGATCCCGACTTCGACCCTTTGCTTGAAGGGGATCCGCATGGAGATTCATTTCCCTGTCAACACTGTGAACGGCACTTCTCCACCAGGCAGGGTCTGGAGCGCCACATACACATTCACGCCGTCACCAGCCAGCAAGCACAACTGTTCAAGTGCAGATACTGTAGCAAGTCCTTTGGCTCACAGGTGGGTCGGCGGCGCCACGAGAGGAGGCACGAGAGCGGCTTCAAGAAGAAGCCCGGCTCTTTGGCCGGAACTGCTCATCTGATCGGCCCTTTGGTGCAGACGGACCTTTCCATTCCCAACTGCACCAGTCCTACGAGTCACTACACCGCCATTGGATTACAGCTCACTGGAGGACCTGCATACCAATCTGAAACTCAGAGGAAGGAGTCGGGGCCTCATTCTGACCCTCCCTTCATTTTAGAAGAAAATGGAGCGTCCAAAGAGCTCCATCCTTGCAAATACTGTAACAAAGCGTTCGGCACACACACTAACATGCGGCGGCACCAGCGCAGAATACACGAACGACACTTGTTACCGAAAGGCGTTCGTCGGAAAGGCATGCTGCTGCAGGAGGCGTCAGCACAGCCGCGACCCGACGCGTTGCCCAATGCCAGCCCTGCCCTTGTGTACATGCCCAGCGCTGACACGGAAGACGAGGCGGATCGGGACGATTACGCTGTGGACATATCCAAAAACATCTCAGAGAATTTAAGTTTTTATATCGACGGCAAGATAGTGTCCACCAATACGGTGAGCAGCTGTGAGGTCATCGAGGTGGACACTCGATCGGCTGCCCTGTTCGGTCTGGAGACAGTCCTCATCAGTCCCAATCAGCTCAGTCAGGCACTGAAGGTGGAGGCTCGAGCCAGTACTGCCAAGCAAGTGTCCAACTTGTGTCAGCCGTCAACCAAAAGAAGAACTTCGACACCCCCTCTTGTTCCCAGCCTCAAAGTAGAGATGGAAACGGCTCCATTCACTGCGTCTTCGTCATCCACAGCATCGTCTTCGCCTAGCTCGCTGGTGGGCGGCCTTCTCCAGCAAGCGACGGATTCATCGGGATCCCAACGTGAGAAAACTGTTTATCTGTCACCCAAGCTCAAGCAGCTCCTCCAGACACAAGACGTTCAGAAGTCCATCACGCTCATATCGGAAAGCCATAGGCTGGCGTCCCCGCTTTCTGTCACGCCGCTGCAAGGTCCTTCGGGCCGGTTTAAAAGGCGAACGGCCTCACCCCCGTCCTCACCGCAGCTCAGTCCGCCTTTTAGAACAGAGGGCTGCAAGGCTGAGGCGGTGAGCTCGTACGCCATCAAGGTGCCAAAGCTGGAGAACCTCATTGTCTCCCCTCGCATAAACTCACTGGACAAGGATGACACTATAACCCTGAGCCCTTGTGGAAGTAACCTTGGCCAAACCTCCTCTGGCAGTGGAGGCAACGCTTGCAATCAGCAACCCTTGGACCTGTCAAACACTGTCAATAGAAGAAGCGACAACTCCAACAAGGTTCTTGCGGATTCTGCACTTGATTTGAGCTTGCATCGGAAAAGTGGTGCAGATTCGGACTTAAAGGGAAGTGCAGCACCACAGCTGCAAGTAAAAAAGAGGAAGCCAAACACCAGCATGCTTGAAAAGGTGCTGATGAACGAGTACATAGGTTTGCCCTTGCCGACAGAGGAGGGACCCTCGCCGCTCTCCAACCTCAGTTTTCAACCGCAGTCTCCCAGTGTTGAGTCTGCCCACCCCTCTCCTCCAGCCTTAACCCCTGTCACTATGAACCCCTCCTCACCCGGCACCTCGAGCGTGACATCTACAACGCCGCCTCCCCCCGTACTACCCACCATGCCTTCGCCGCCAGCCATAGCGAACTCGCCTCTCTCTCAACCCTCAGACTCTTCGGCGCAGCGGCCTCTTCCTGTCCTATCACCAAAGATGTCGCCGAGGTCGCCGCCGCTCCCGTCGGAAGAGGCGGAGAGTTTGTACGCTGGTGATGACAAAGACGAGGAAGAGCAGCTTCACTCTGAGACACTGGACTCCCCGAACACTCCACTCCAAGATCCCCTTGATCATCCTGCACCTCTTGAACCTTCTTCAGTCGGCCTGTCTGCTACAGAAGACGTTTCTCTGACTGAGGCAAGCAGCAGCCAGCTGAATGATGAAACTAACAAAGACCTCAACTCAGGAACTCCAAAGTCTGAAAACTCCGACTTGGCTGGTCTGTCACCCCGGCCAGAGTCTTTGCCGACATCTTCGCCTCCGCCTACGTCACATGACCCAGCCCCATTGCTGCTTCTAGAAAGCCTTCCTCATGCAAAGATAAAAGAGGAGCCCAAGCATTGCACAGATGAACTCTCTGTCATGAACCATGTGCCTCAAGATGATGCTGACCCTTCTCCTCAGCCTCTCGAAAAGAAACCCAATAATCCCCCCGCGGCCGGAAAAATTGACTCAGTTTACTGCAAGACTTTTGTTTGCAACGTCTGCAAGAGCCCGTATAGCTCCATGAAGGAGCTCAGCGGGCATATTGCAGAGCACGCGTCAGCTTGGCCCTTCAAGTGCGAGTTCTGCCTGCAGCTGTTTGGCGATGCAGAAGCCCTGCTCGCCCACCGGACCACGCTACATGGGGTGGGCACCATCTTCGTGTGCTCAGTTTGTTCCAAGGAGTTTGCCTTTCTCTGCAATTTGCAACAGCACCAAAAAGATCTGCATCCAAATGATGCCTGTACACATACCTCTGTGGAGAGTGGTAAACTCAGGCCACAAAACTACACAGACCCATCCAGAGCCAAAGAAGAAATCTCCGCCTCCACACCAGCACAACAGACTTCTGAAGAAGCGCCAGAACAAAATGAAGCAAAGCCTGTGAAGGAAGAGCCTGATGTTAATGGTAATCACACAGACGACGGCACAGAGGACCCCAATGAGGAGCTCTACACTACAATAAAGATCATGGCGTCTGAGGGCGGGAAGCCCAAAGGCCCCGACGTCCGCCTCGGTCAGAATCAGCATTACCCCAGTTACAAACCGCCCCCATTTCCGTATCACAACCGTTCCCACGCCGGCTCCATGGCCTCCGCAACCAACTTCACCACACACAACATACCGCAAACGTTCACCACCGCCATCCGCTGCACCAAGTGTGGCAACAGCTTTGACAACATGCCTGAGCTGCACCAGCACATTTTGGCCTGCGCCAATGCCAGTGACAAGAAGCGCTATACTCCCAAAAAGAACCCCATCCCCctcaagcaaatagtgaagtcTCCCAACGGAGTCACGTCACCCTTAGCAGGCCAGAGTGCCTTTCGACGAATGGGCCAGCCTAAGAGACTTAATTTTAATCAGGACGtgggcaaaacaaaaatgagtgcCCTCAGTAAGAAGAAAAACCAGCTGGTCCAGAAGGCTATTTCACAGAAGAATAAGGCTGCCACCTCAGCAAAAAAGGCCACCGTTAAAGTTGAAGAGGAGCAAACTAATGTCTGCCCCCACTGCAGCCGGGAATTTACTTATCAGGCCAGTCTCAGCAAGCACATGGCCGTCAGCTGCCCCATGAAGCCCGCCATGAAAAAGGGCAATAAAAAACTTGAGGACAGGAAAAAAGAGGCAGTGTCTGGCATGGATAAAAATATACAACAGACAGACAGTGAAATAGCACAGACCGAGACGGAACTCAAAACCTTTGGAAAGACGAGAGCTCGTAGCTCGGGTGCAGCTGAGCTTCCTGAACCCCCACAGACGGGTAAAGGCAAAAGTGTGCAAAAGAGGTCTACTTCGTTCCCAGCAGCGACCCCTGCCACCGGCAAAAAAGTCAAGAAGGGCCCAGCTCAGCCATCACCCACCGACCTATCCAACGACACTGCAGCACAAAAGCCGCCTGGTAAGATGCAGCGTATGAGCAAAGAGGTTCCCAAAAGGTTAGCGGAGCCCAAGTCACCGCCTCTGCAGCCCAAGAAAGAAGAGCGCTTCTCCCTCCGAATGAGGGAGAGGCTCGGCGGTCCAGTCACCAGGAGCTCGCAGATGTCAGCCCCCGCAGTGGAGGCCAAATCCGAGGACGCACCGACGTCTGAGTTTAAAAACGCTCCG GAGGTGCTAATGAAGTAA